The following nucleotide sequence is from Cyclopterus lumpus isolate fCycLum1 chromosome 20, fCycLum1.pri, whole genome shotgun sequence.
TAGAAGGGCTTTTTTGCAAAAACATGCAATAACATAGCTACatgcagccttttttttaacaaattgCAAGACCGCTTTGTTAGCACCAGAggatttacatttgtttgttctGGTCAAATCTGCCCTGCAATAATTTACATGCACTGAATGTGATACACAGTTTAGTAGGCAGATAGATTTGAGATTACATCAGTCAAATCTCCCTTTTCATATCTTATTTTAAATCTGACAGGTGATTGTTGGATTTATATTTGATCCTAGTCTGATGAAATCTATATTTCAGTTGACTGTTATGAGAAACGATCACCTTTTTATTCCGTTTGGGCTTTGACGTCCTCTATTTATGTGCTCTTTCCATTTGTCTTCGCCCCACTTCTCCAGAACTCGTTATATTCACACTGAGCTGGGCATCAGAGAGCGACTGCTGGTGGGCGTCCTGACCTCCCGGGCCACCCTCAACACGCTGGCCGTGGCGGTCAATCGCACAGTCGCCCACCGCTTCCATCGCACCTTCTTCTTCACGGGCCTGCGCAGCCCGAAGGTCCCTCACGGCATGACTGTGGTCGCCCACGGCGACGACCGTCCCGTGTGGCTGATGTACGAGACAGTTCGCCACCTCCATCAGCACTATGGCTCCGACTACGACTGGTTCCTCTTAGCCCAGGATGACACTTACATGCAAGCAGATCGCCTGTCGGAGCTGGTGGGCCACCTCACTGCAGGTCAGGACCTTTACATGGGCAGGGCAGAGGAGTTTATTGGTGGAGAAGAGAAGGCACGCTACTGCCACGGGGGCTACGGCTACCTGCTGTCCCGCAGTCTGCTGGCCCGTCTGCAGCCCCACCTTGACACCTGTCGTAATGACATCCTCAGTGTGAGACCTGACGAGTGGCTGGGCCGCTGCATTATTGACTACCTGGGTCTCAGCTGTGTGGAGGTGCACCAGGTAAAGAAAGACACAGACTAATTCATGGACAGCAACAGAAACATGCGTGGGATTCATAAAAGAGAAGAGCAGTTTATCGGTTTAATGACACAGCTTTATTGGTGGGATATTAATGCTAACATTTATTTGTGGCTCACAGGAGATGACCTATCGGTACTTCGAGCTCGGGAAAAACGCAGATCCAGAGCGTGAAGACGGCGTCCAGTTTAAAAATGCCTTCACAGTCCATCCGATATCAGAGCCAAATCTCATGTACCGCCTGCACAAACGCTTCAGCCAGATTGAGCTGGAATGGACTTACCTACAGATACAACAGCTGCAGGTTCGTAATATTAAACGCCgctttctctcttttaaaactCTCTGTCTGATGGGACTGTACCAGTGATGAGTTCTGTGTTGTTtgctctcctctccaccacacCCAGATCTTGAGCCAAGGCAGACATTCCTGagtaatacaatatttaaacatGTCAGAATGCCAAGACGAGGGATTGGGTGTTTTTGGTGGTACAGATGATGTGAAGTGGTACATTCCAGTGTCATCGTCCTGTGAATACGCATGTCTGAGACCCCTTATCGTGTAATTAAAGTAGCAGCTAATGATGGTTCATTAGCATCGTGTTGACATAACTTTAAATGTGCTTTACACCACAAAGCAATCACGTAAGGTAAATGTTTACACACAAGACAGTGACTTCCTTTTTAGTTTTGATTGCATGTGACAGATTTTGGCGTGTtaccctctctcccccccaggTGCAGATCAACAACCTGAGTGAGCTGACACCAGAGGGTAAAGCTGGAGTCACGTGGCCCATCGGAATCAACCCTCCCTTCAAACCAAAAACCCGATTTGAGGTTATCAACTGGGAGTACTTCACAGAGGAGCACATATACTCGTGCATCGACAGCTCCCCCAAGTGTGAGATGAGGGGGGCCGACCGCGCGGACGTAAACGCAGTGCTGGAGATAGCGGTGGAGCGGCTAAACGAGCGCTACCAGCCGCAGCTGCGTTTCCGCAAGCGCCGTCTGCTGAACGGTTACAGGCGCTTTGATCCCACACGTGGCATGGAGTATGTGCTGGACCTCGCGCTGGAGGCCTACACCCAGAAAGGCCACAGCCAAGTCATCGCCAAGCGGGTCAACTTGTTGCGACCTCTCAGTGCGGTCGAAATTATCCCCATGCCCTACGTGACGGAGGCAACGCGGGTGCAGGTCATCCTGCCCGTCACTGCCCACGATCAGGACTACGTCGGCAACTTCCTCGACATGTACGTGATGAACACTTTGGACACCCACGACAACGTTTTGCTCACGTTCCTGTTCATCTACGATCCCTTCGATGCGCAGCGGGTCAGCCAGACTGACGTGTTCGCCGGCATCAAGGCCATGATCGGGGAGGTGGAGAAGCGCTACGGAGACGTGAAGATCCCCTGGATCAGCGTGAAGACGGAGGTGCCCTCCCAGGTCAAGCTGATGGACATCATCTCTAAGAAGCACCCGGTGGACACGCTGTTTTTCCTGGCCGGCGTGTGGACGGAGGTCAACGCCGACTTCCTGAATCGCTGCAGAATGAACGCCATCAGCAACTGGCAGGTGTTCTTCCCCATCCACTTCCAAGAGTACAGCCCTGCCGTCATGTACCGCGACCAGCAGCCCTCTGCGGCCTCCTCCTCTTTCGCGTCGGAGTCGCTGCGAGACGGACACTTTGACCGCCACGTCTTCGACGAGGCCTGCTTTTACAACGCGGACTACATGACCGCACGGACCAAGATGGCCGCTGACATCTTGGACAACGAGGAGCTGCTGGAAAGCATGGACGTGTACGACATATTCGTCCGTTACTCTGGCCTACACGTGTTCAGAGCTGTGGAGCCGGCGCTGATCCAGAAATACGTGCGGCGAGCGTGCAACCCGCGATTCAGCGAGGACATCTACCACCGCTGTGTCCTCAGCAACCTGGAGGGTCTGGGGTCCCGCTCTCATCTAGCCATGGCTATTTTTGAACAAGAGCAGGCCAACAGCACCTGAAAGCCCGCCGGTGCCTCACAAACACCGCCTGCACTTACTCGCACAGAATAATGTGAATCGTACCGTGGTACTTTTTGCGATCCCTACACTGAAAGTCACACCCTTCATTTGTCATGGACACTTTGAACGAGAACATTTCTTCTCTTGCAGCAGAACATCATCGCTCGGTATATACGAGGACTCCACCTCGAGCTGACTCATGAGTAGAACTCGTCTCATCTTGTCTAGACTCACGATGAGTCACGGAGGTGTCTGAATGGGACTACTGTTACTTGCTTTCCTGCCATTCGGCTTACGGGACCAGAGAAACAATATTTAtacttccattttttttttttttgttaaatatagGAGGTTGTGTCTTAACATAGAAACTTGAGCCACAAAAACCTTCTGAGTGAAGATGTTTGAAATAATACTGGAAACAAACCGAAGCTTTTGGCTGccttttattctattttctaAGAGGTATTAAAGAGTGATATTTCTGTTCAGAGTTGTTTCTTCATTCATACTTTCCATCAAGACGAGAAGATAAATATCGATAGGAGCTGAAGAAAAAGTCCAATACGGAGGAAACATCTCGTGTTTAGCGGCGATGGCGTGCTCGTGCCGTATTCAGATTAATATAATGTCGTGTTTCCGGCTTGCCGAACAGCTCTTTACTGCAGCGCCTGGAGGGCGGTGAACAGTTTGTTCCACAGCAAGCGGCCCCGCCTCGTCTCCCCACATTGAGTCAGTAAATCC
It contains:
- the chpf2 gene encoding chondroitin sulfate glucuronyltransferase → MRLSSFLAVFRPALPLILGLSLGCSLSLLMVSWTQGDADDSCGDELGNGRLFTGRGDAQKDSRDGAGDEDFQPRIVPYHKDPNKPHKKVLRTRYIHTELGIRERLLVGVLTSRATLNTLAVAVNRTVAHRFHRTFFFTGLRSPKVPHGMTVVAHGDDRPVWLMYETVRHLHQHYGSDYDWFLLAQDDTYMQADRLSELVGHLTAGQDLYMGRAEEFIGGEEKARYCHGGYGYLLSRSLLARLQPHLDTCRNDILSVRPDEWLGRCIIDYLGLSCVEVHQEMTYRYFELGKNADPEREDGVQFKNAFTVHPISEPNLMYRLHKRFSQIELEWTYLQIQQLQVQINNLSELTPEGKAGVTWPIGINPPFKPKTRFEVINWEYFTEEHIYSCIDSSPKCEMRGADRADVNAVLEIAVERLNERYQPQLRFRKRRLLNGYRRFDPTRGMEYVLDLALEAYTQKGHSQVIAKRVNLLRPLSAVEIIPMPYVTEATRVQVILPVTAHDQDYVGNFLDMYVMNTLDTHDNVLLTFLFIYDPFDAQRVSQTDVFAGIKAMIGEVEKRYGDVKIPWISVKTEVPSQVKLMDIISKKHPVDTLFFLAGVWTEVNADFLNRCRMNAISNWQVFFPIHFQEYSPAVMYRDQQPSAASSSFASESLRDGHFDRHVFDEACFYNADYMTARTKMAADILDNEELLESMDVYDIFVRYSGLHVFRAVEPALIQKYVRRACNPRFSEDIYHRCVLSNLEGLGSRSHLAMAIFEQEQANST